A genomic stretch from Triplophysa dalaica isolate WHDGS20190420 chromosome 4, ASM1584641v1, whole genome shotgun sequence includes:
- the fdx1b gene encoding ferredoxin 1b translates to MRCEPSLSHLSTGERITNTDSMAYRTRIRSFICSSLVHPRSEMMLTRPFHKLPKLCSQSPQNGSSGSKVLVHFVNQSGMKSSVFVTEGESLLDAVIKKNLDISGFGACEGTLACSTCHLIFEESVYDKLEPTVDEEIDMLDLAYGLTKTSRLGCQVTVNCWMDGMTVCVPQEIKDQRGKQDAQSSK, encoded by the exons atgaGATGTGAGCCTTCCCTATCACACTTGTCGACAGGCGAACGGATCACAAACACGGACAGCATGGCCTATCGTACTCGCATAAGGAGCTTCATCTGTTCAAGTTTGGTCCACCCAAGATCTGAGATGATGCTCACGAGACCTTTTCACAAACTTCCCAAACTCTGCAGTCAGTCCCCGCAAAATGG TTCCTCAGGCTCGAAAGTGTTGGTGCACTTTGTAAATCAGTCGGGAATGAAAAGCAGTGTCTTTGTTACAGAGGGGGAGAGTCTTCTAGATGCTGTCATCAAGAAAAATCTTGACATCAGTGgatttg GAGCGTGTGAAGGTACTCTGGCTTGTTCCACATGTCATCTGATATTTGAAGAAAGTGTGTATGACAAACTGGAGCCAACGGTGGATGAAGAAATTGACATGCTGGATTTGGCTTATGGACTCACAAAGAC ATCTCGTTTGGGGTGTCAGGTGACTGTGAACTGCTGGATGGACGGAATGACAGTTTGTGTTCCCCAAGAGATCAAAGATCAAAGAGGAAAGCAAGATGCGCAGAGCAGCAAATGA